The following is a genomic window from Neofelis nebulosa isolate mNeoNeb1 chromosome 12, mNeoNeb1.pri, whole genome shotgun sequence.
CAAGTGCCCCGACCGATGACTCGGGGACGGACGACTCGGGAGGGTCGTAAGCAGGGATGCGCCAGATCTGTGCCCCTCAGGGTTCGCTCCGGCCACAGTGTGGAGAGCACGTCCTGGGGGTGAGGAGCAGGGGGGCCAGTGGGTGGCCGAATGGCACTCAAGACCCCGGTCAGGGGCACGCCGGTGGCAGGTGTGTCTTCTGTGGGTTGGGGCGCTGCCTCACACCTCTGAGGCTCCTCAGGGGGGTCTGTCCCTCGGTCCTCGCTGGCTGGAGGAAGGACTGAAGCACCACCCTGGCATAGCAGTCCTGTGGCTGGAGGTCACGTctgtcctgcccccacccttTCCTTGGAGCTCTGGACTTGGGGCCTGGGGACTTGGGGCCTGGGGACTTGGGGGCTTGGGGACTTGGGGGCTTGGGGACTTGAGGCCTGGGGACTTGGGGTGTGGGGATTTGGGGCCTGGGGACTTGGGGGCCTGGGGACTTGGGGCCTGGGGACTTGGGGCCTGGGGACTTGGGGGTGTGGGGACTTGGGGCATGGGGACTTGGGGTGTGGGGATTTGGGGCCTGGGGACTTGGGGTGTGGGGACTTGGGGCCTGGGGACTTGGGGCTTGGGGACTTGGGGACTTGGGGCCTGGGGGCTTGGGGACTTGGGGCCTGGGGACTTGGGGTGTGGGGACTTGGGGGCCTGGGGACTTGGAGCTCTGGAGTTGGGGCCTGGGGACTTGGGGCCTGGACACTTGGGGCCTGGCGACTTGGGGACGTGGGAACTTGGAGCTCTGGACTTGGGGCCTGGGGACTTGGGGCTGGGGACTTGGGGTGTGGGGACTTGGGTCCTGGGGACTTGGGGATGTGGGAACTTGGAGCTCTGGACTTGGGGCCTGGGGACTTGGGGCTGGGGACTTGGGGTGTGGGGACTTGGAGCCTGGGGACTTGGGGACGTGGGAACTTGGAGCTCTGGACTTGGGGCCTGGGGACTTGGGGCTGGGGACTTGGGGTGTGGGGACTTGGGGCCTGGGGACTTGGGGACGTGGGAACTTGGAGCTCTGGGCTTGGGGCCTGGGGACTTGGGGTGTGGGGACTTGGGGTTGGGGACTTGGGGACGTGGGAACTTGGAGCTCTGGACTTGGGGCCTGGGGACTTGGGGCTGGGGACTTGGGGTGTGGGGACTTGGGTCCTGGGGACTTGGGGATGTGGGAACTTGGAGCTCTGGACTTGGGGCCTGGGGACTTGGGGCTGGGGACTTGGGGTGTGGGGACTTGGGGCCTGGGGACTTAGGGACGTGGGGACTTGGAGCTCTGGACTTGGGGCGTGGGGACTTGGGAACTTGGCACTTTGGCCTTCCTGTCCCCCAACCCAAGGGGTGTGTTTTTGAGGAAGATCTCGGAgcttgtgcgtgtgtgttttaAACAAGGTATGATTTACGTACGGTAGGACTCACTTTCTGGGGACAGATCTGCGGGTTTTGACAGATGCAGGCACATGGCCACCAGGGTCCGGGCTCCAAAAGTGTCCGCGTGCCCCTCTGCCGCTCCACCACCCCTGTTCTTGCCACCAGAGCAGCTTCTGTTCCCAGGGACGTGCCTATTCTGGCAGGTCCGTGGCCTTTCCGGAGAGGCTTCTCTCACTCAGCAGACGCATCTGGGATTTGTCTAAGCTCTTTACCTGAGCGGATGGTTTGGGCTTCTCATTCGCTCCCAGCACGGAGGGACCCCTCTCGTCCACTTACCCACTGAAGACGTTTGCTTGTCTCCGCTTTTTAGTGGTTGTGACTAGAGCCCTCCGAACATCCGCGTGCGGGTTCATTTCTCTTGTGTCAGTGCCGAGGTGCGCGACTGCCTGGGACAGGACCGGCTCCCTTTGTGAGAATCTGCCACACCGTTTTCCAGGGTGGCACCTGGCTTTTCCCGCCCAGCGGCCGCAGGAGGGTGTATTTGCAGGCGGCCCTGCCACCTGAGGGCCACGCAGTGCGTCTCGCGTCGGAGCGGCTCCCCCTTCCTGTCCCCTGACTGATGGGCGTGTTTTCACGTGCTTACTTTCCTCCTGATGTGTTCTTTGGTGAAGtggtttttcaaatcttttgcctgtttttttttttttctaacttggattgtttgtttttcttatcattGCGTCTGTctcaagagttctttatacattcaggATTTaagccctttatcagatgtgtgttttgaaaatattttcatgggaAGGCTTTTCCTGTGTTGTACCCAGTGACTCTGGGGCCTGGCCGCACTCGGaagcacccccctcccaccctccacccaccccagcGGGGGGACCCTTCTTCTCTGAAGCACTCAGTAGTGTCGGCCCTCCCTGGGACCCCTGCCCCCGATCAGAGGTGTCGGGGCGCTGTGCCCCCGAGGACACAGGGTGATCACAAGTAGTGTCTCTGGGTGCTCTGCGTGTGTGCACCCAAGAGGTCACTGGGgagcccccaccagcccctggcgCCTCCTTGGTGATGCTCACGCCTACAGGCTTATGCAACCCTTGATAAGGTGGTTGTGATACCATAATCCACCCAGACTGGCGGCTCAGCTCCACCCTCCAGACGGGCTGCTGGAGGCCCAGTTGGTGGCTGGGTAGGGGGCGGTGGGGTCTAGAGTGAGGGGCACCCAGGCCTCCGACGTCCCCTCTGTCACAGCTGGCCCGGGCAGGCTCTGCTCCTAGGTGAGGCCCCGAGGCCTGGCCGATGGCGACTCCGTTgcagtgtggggaggagggactgaggACTTTGGGGGCCCAGACCTTGAGTGGGGCCCTCTGGCTGGAGCATCCCCGAGGGGGTCCCGAGCCCCAGCCAGGCTGGAGGTGGATGGAGGCCAGGCTGCTGTCTCTGCTTCGTCCTCGGCGACTGCCTGGCAGGCCTGGGGCACAGATCCTCAGACCGGGTCAGAAGAGGGGAGAGCTCACCTCTCTGGGGCCCTCCAGGAAATGAcccctggggcgggggagggggcgggggggggcgcccTTGAGTGATCGTGCCAGACAATGGACAAAGGGGACTGGGGTTTCCAGAGCCAAGTGCCTTCTGAGCCCAGCTGGTGGGCCGGGCTATAAAGCCTGGCCTCCTGGGGCTCCGACCGAGACCGAGGGCAGACATGGCGGCCAAGCTCGTCCTCCTGGGCCGCGTCCTGGTGCTGCTCTGGGTGTCCGTGGCTTGGGCCGAGGTCCTGGTGCAGCCCGATTTTGATGCCAAGAAGGTAACAGAGGCCGCTGCACTGTGccacaggtggggtgggggctgagccCACGGCAACGCTCCACCACGGGGTGACGGCTGCCGCTGCTGGCCACGGGCGCCTGCTCTGTGCCTTGGGCCTGCAAACCTGGGGGTCGTCTCTCCATTTCATCCTGAAACGACCCCGTGGGGATAATTACTGAGCCATTTCACAGCCGGGGGAAGTGAGGCCACGCAACCCGCCCAGGTAGGTGGCAGAACAGGGGCTCGGACCAAGAGACAGGTGCTCAGAGACCCCGGGCCGCGTGGTTCCCGACAGGCCCGTGTGGCCACGTGGCTTTGGGGCCCTGGGGCCCAGGGCGAGGGGGTCCGGCCTGCCGGCCACCGAGCTTCCTTACAGTTCTCAGGCCGCTGGTACGTGGTGTCCATGGTCTCCGACTGCAAGGTCTTCCTGGGCAAGAAGGACCATCTGCTGATGTCCTCCAGGGTCATCAAGGCCACGGCAGGTGGCAACCTCAGCGTCCACATGGAGTTCCCCCGGTGAGTGCGGTgggccggggaggaggggggggtgtGGGCGAGCCGGGCCGGCGGCCGGGAGTGAACACCGGGCCTGCACCCCCAGGGCTGACGGCTGCAACCAGGCGGACGCCGAGTACCTGAGGGTGGGCTCCCAGGGCCACTTCAGGGTCCCAGGTGGGTCCTGCCCCGCCCGCCTTCAGGGGCCCCTGACGCGGCTTCTCCGTGGGGTGACCCGGACCACCCCCCAGCGCCATCTCCTGACCGCGCCCTCGCCCTCcgccctccgcccctcccttggGCCCAGACGCGGaggccggtgggggtgggggtcggcgCCCGGGCCCCGAGCACTTGGCCACGGCTGGCCGGCTTACCTCCTCTGCAGCCCTGGGCTACCTGGATGTGCGGGTCGTGGACACCGACTACAGCTCCTTCGCCGTGGTCTACATCTACAAGGAGCTGGAGGGGGCGCTCAGCACCATGGTGCAGCTGTACAGtgaggccccccccccctcctccccacccaggccCCGCCTTCCCATCTCCCCCCCCGCCGGCCCTGCCCCTTCGGGACCGGCCTCCCCTCAGCCATCTCCCCCAAGTCCAAGCCGAGAAGgactgggggtggtggggtggtgggacCCCACAGCTCTTCGGACGGGTCGAGGTTGGCTCGAGGGGCCTCTGGGGCCCAGGCACCCGGGCGGAAGCTCGGGTACCTCTCTGGCCCCCTGTGGGTGgggacccccctcccccttccctgcccggCCCCACTGCCTGAGAGCTAAGTGGGGGCTGAGATCCTGTTTCGCTTTAATTTCTGAGGGCCTTGGCAGAGGGGGGCCAGGGGCTCCCCAAGGTGCAGAGGTTGGGGTGAGGGCTGGAGGCTGGTTTCGGGAGCCCGAGGGATGAGGGGCCCAAGGGGATGTGGCCCTGGGAAACAGCCAGGCCATCCCAGTCTCCCAGACGCTCTTGTGTGAATTAGGAAAGGACACCCCTCTGGGTGGCTTCCAGTCCCCACTGGGCTCTCAGCCAGGCAGGCActtttgtgcagtgcacaacctgtgcAATCTTGGGTGGCGAACCTGCTCCCAACTCTCAAGGAAGGGAcctctgtctcccctgccccccaccctccgtgAGCCACAGAGCTCACAgcagccctgctctgccccaggCCGGACCCAGGAAGCCAGTCCCCAAGCCGTGAAGGCCTTCCGGGACTTCTACCCCACGGTGGGGCTTCCCGACGACATGGTGGCCATGCTGCCCAAGTCAGGTACACGGGCCAGGGTCTACgcagtccccagcccccagcccccctccccgctAGGTTGGCAGGCCCTCGCCCTCCTGCCCgcagcccctccttccccacaaCACACACTGCAGAAGAGGTTTCAGGCAGCTGGGAAGGGAGAGTCTTTCAGAGGGTGGGGCTGTTTGGGGGCCCGGGGCCCCCAGGGGTTAGGGGCCGCAGGAGGCCGTGGGCAGTCCCGGCCGGCCCAGCCTCACCGCTGTCTTCCTTCCCACAGACACATGCTCCTCTGGGGACAAAGAGGCTCCCTGACTCCTCGGGAGACCCACCGTGGCCCTTCCCAGGTAGGAGGCAGATGGGGTACGTCCTCTGTCCTGTTCTCCGGCACCTGTCCGGGCAGCTCCTGGCCACCCCTCTGCCTGCCTGTCACCCTGCCTCCTGCTCTGCACGTGcggaccccaccccccactccccccgccccctgttCGGCCTGGCCGTCCACTCTTGTGATTCAGGCCTCAGCTCACACgttacctcctccaggaagcttcctCTGACTTCCTacggctgccataacaaatcaccacataCCGGTGGCTTCAAAGGACAGAAATGTATCCCCTGCACAGTTCTGAGGCCGCAGGTCCAAAGTcaaggagggggcagggctggccccttctggaggctccaggggagaaccTGGCCTCTCCTGGCGTCTGGTGGTGCCGGAGGTCCTTGGCGTCCCTTGGCTTGTAGACCCGTCCCTGCCACCTCTGCCTCGGCTGTCACATGGccgccctccctctctgtgtctgtgttcaaatttccctcttcttaacGAGGACACCCGTCACGGGATGCGGGCCCGCCCTTAACCCAGGGCGGTCTCGTCTCGGTCCTTAACCgaccacatctgcaaagacccagACTCCAAGTAAGGTCCCGTTCTGAGGTCCTGGGTGGACGTGAATCGGGGGGGACGCAGTCCGGTGTGCTGTGTGTCCCCACAGTGTGTGGCTCCCTCCCTGGGGTGCTGGGCCTGGGATCTCAGTCTCTCCGGGAGGGTCTCATGAGGTGGGTGCTGCCCGCCGTCTTCTTGTTCACTGCCGTCACGGGGCTGGGTCCCAGGAGCCCTTGGGACATGGACGCGGGTGGACTCTTGGGGACACCCTCCCCCAAAGGGGTCACCAGGAACCCGTGCCGCCCCTTACCAAGTTCGTAGTGCAAAACTTGGGAACCTACGTTAGACAATAGATGACAGGTGAGACGTGACAGTCCTGCAGCGTGGGAGGCCACCCTGCGGCCGCCCTGGCAGGAGAGGGTGGTGGGGGATGCGTCTTCCTCAGCGTGCGTGCCCGTCGTCCCGCTCTCCCTGGCCGTCCTGGCTACACACCCAGTGGGGCTTTCAGGCTGTTTTAACTCCCCGTGGCTCTGCAATACGCCTGCCCAGCCTCCCGGCTTTGCCCCTACCACGGGTGCAGCTGTTTTAggcgggaggagaggagggagggaattgTGCCAAATCACTCACCTTCTGGAAGGCTCTGCCTTTGGAGCGTGTGAGCCCCATCTTCCTGCTGCGTGCCATACCCTGACTTTCAAGGTAAAGTGCCCCAATTGGGCCACTCCGGTGCTGAATATGGGGTGTCGTGGCGGCTTAGTGGCCATTCTGGGGCTTTCTTGCCACGCCAGCCCCTTATCTCCTGACAGCGAGCAAGTGAGGCTCCGGGAGTGTGGCAGGTGCCCAGGCCACGGCAAGGTGCTGGACTCGGCCTGGGGCCTCCGGGGCAGCAGTGGTGGAATTGGCTTGCCATGGCCGGGCAGGCGACGTGTGACGGGGCCGCGAGAGGGGCCCGAGTGTTTGCTGAGTGGCTGGGTGCACGCGGTGACGGTGCCTTTCCTGTCCCTGCAGGGTGAGCTGGGGCAGCCGGCCTTGTCGTCCTGAGCTGTCTggacccacccccccacccccccccccccccggcccgccCTGCCTTGGGTGGCTGCCTCCTCGCcatctctgggcctccctcttcTGCTCAATAAACGTATTCTGCAGTCTAGTGGGTCCTCACCTCTTTGCAGAGGCCCCTGGGGAGGGCACAGTGAGCCCCGTCTTGACCCAGAActcctggggaaactgaggcagggaggcgGGCATGCAGGAGCCACTGGCCACTGGGCACCTCCTGGCTTGAGGGGACAGGAGACTCCAGCCCGTCTGGCACCTGTGAGGGGCTGCACCGTAGGCGGTCAGCGTCTAACGCCACTGGCCTGGC
Proteins encoded in this region:
- the LCN15 gene encoding lipocalin-15, translated to MAAKLVLLGRVLVLLWVSVAWAEVLVQPDFDAKKFSGRWYVVSMVSDCKVFLGKKDHLLMSSRVIKATAGGNLSVHMEFPRADGCNQADAEYLRVGSQGHFRVPALGYLDVRVVDTDYSSFAVVYIYKELEGALSTMVQLYSRTQEASPQAVKAFRDFYPTVGLPDDMVAMLPKSDTCSSGDKEAP